A single region of the Syntrophorhabdaceae bacterium genome encodes:
- a CDS encoding DegT/DnrJ/EryC1/StrS family aminotransferase yields MNIPPINLKAQFKGVKKDILRGIRETLDDQKLILGQYCLKLEEQISSMTGAAHAVSCANGTDALILSLMALGIGHGDEVVTTPYTFFSTASSIALVGARPVFADIQESDMNIDPSLIEQAITPKTKAILVVHLFGKICDMKRILSIAGKRGIPVIEDMAQALGARRGGLAAGTFGDIAATSFYPTKNLGGIGEGGMVLTRRSDLGDKTRKLRVHGMGEKQYIHEMIGFNSRLDEIKALALSVKFTKLASWNKTRLETAGYYNMHMRNLPLTLPTIDDETSHIFHHYVVRTDRRDALQLHLRERGIITGIYYPLPLHMQPCFSYLGVKEGDFPVAERAAKTSLAIPVFPELKKKEKDYIIESIRSFFDK; encoded by the coding sequence ATGAACATCCCCCCAATCAACCTGAAGGCCCAGTTCAAGGGTGTCAAGAAAGACATTCTCAGGGGCATACGGGAAACGCTCGACGACCAGAAACTGATCCTCGGTCAGTATTGTCTGAAACTTGAGGAACAGATATCCTCCATGACGGGGGCGGCCCATGCCGTTTCCTGCGCCAACGGCACCGACGCGCTCATCCTTTCTCTCATGGCCCTCGGCATCGGCCACGGGGACGAGGTCGTCACCACGCCCTACACCTTCTTTTCAACGGCAAGTTCCATTGCGCTTGTGGGCGCCCGGCCTGTCTTTGCCGACATACAGGAAAGCGATATGAACATCGACCCGTCCCTGATCGAGCAGGCCATTACTCCGAAAACAAAAGCCATTCTCGTCGTCCATCTCTTTGGAAAGATTTGCGACATGAAAAGAATCCTCTCCATCGCCGGAAAACGGGGGATCCCCGTTATTGAGGACATGGCGCAGGCGCTTGGCGCCCGCCGGGGCGGCCTTGCCGCAGGCACATTCGGCGATATTGCAGCCACCAGTTTCTACCCCACAAAGAATCTCGGAGGCATCGGCGAGGGCGGCATGGTCTTGACCCGGCGTTCCGACCTTGGTGACAAAACACGCAAGCTTCGCGTGCACGGGATGGGGGAGAAACAATACATTCACGAAATGATCGGATTCAACAGCCGTCTCGACGAGATCAAGGCGCTTGCCCTCTCCGTAAAGTTCACGAAACTCGCCTCCTGGAACAAGACGCGGCTGGAGACCGCCGGCTACTACAACATGCATATGAGGAACCTTCCCCTCACCCTTCCCACTATCGATGACGAAACGTCCCACATCTTCCATCACTATGTGGTCCGAACAGACAGGCGCGATGCCCTCCAGCTCCATCTTAGGGAAAGAGGGATAATAACGGGCATCTACTATCCCCTGCCTCTTCATATGCAACCCTGTTTCTCATACCTGGGCGTCAAAGAGGGCGACTTTCCCGTCGCTGAAAGGGCGGCGAAAACAAGTCTTGCCATTCCTGTTTTCCCTGAACTAAAGAAGAAGGAAAAAGATTATATAATCGAAAGCATACGGTCATTCTTTGATAAATAA
- a CDS encoding pitrilysin family protein, which translates to MEVHSLKNGLNYIFEERKNTGVVAVQVWVNVGSKDEEDRVAGITHFIEHLIFKGTQKLKGNALASRIEAMGGSVNAFTSFDNTVYHIIVPSRAFREGFELLMESVKNPAFPEEEIAKERKVILEEIKMGEDDPQRKLFKELFSLSYHGQAYGKPVIGFTNTVEKISRQDIVEYFRSHYVPSNHTVVITGDFDKTMAHKLMAEYLSRDPAVAPPPERHIVKGASNGEKQKVLERELREKYIALAYTIPRRTSPDVPALDVLGVILGDGESSRLQEVLKNRKGVVNGIATYVFTPKEEGLFVVYANYSGDDRDRVLREIDGEIKRLQKERIEDWELTKAKNMLKAYYVYDAETAQGRAREIGDSKTMTGDPHFIEKYLKDVDGVTADDVREMAGKYLQSKDRRTVVMGPKSMVKNPYRKTLENGVTCLVNKNVSSPTFSFRIGFIGGVKAEEPGKNGEFNVLARMLLKGTKKKSASEIAREIDLLAGVLAPYNGRNLFGLSGRFLSKDVKQVLRLLKELLMETSMPDGELVRVKREVLSEIRQRDDDPVTFTFLRFNETLFADHPYSRDPMGSEKDVEALSLQDIDGAYRQFVTPRGAVFAFSGDIDEKEFFPFFEELFRGWKGKKNELRKAYVRRFSKELTVEKGIQQTHMVFGFTGPGLTDKDRYAAEVLDAVLSGMGGRIHRVLREENPYAYAVTFFNQMAYETGAMGIYIGTSEAFVEDVIRITREEIERIREKGFSEKEVQDGKNYLIGNHYIRTQSNSAITSSMCFDTLYGLDPGMFKTWPSLIEKVTREDVDRVARKYLNLDSMVRLVVGNAKDNDQ; encoded by the coding sequence ATGGAAGTCCACTCTCTTAAGAACGGTCTCAATTACATTTTCGAGGAGCGCAAGAATACCGGTGTCGTCGCTGTCCAGGTCTGGGTGAATGTGGGCAGTAAGGATGAAGAAGACCGGGTTGCGGGCATAACTCATTTCATCGAACACCTCATATTTAAAGGAACGCAGAAGCTCAAAGGCAATGCATTGGCTTCCAGGATCGAGGCCATGGGAGGGAGCGTCAATGCCTTTACCTCCTTCGACAACACGGTCTATCATATCATCGTCCCCTCCCGGGCCTTTCGTGAGGGTTTTGAACTTCTCATGGAATCCGTCAAGAACCCGGCTTTTCCCGAAGAGGAGATTGCCAAGGAGCGCAAGGTCATCCTCGAAGAGATAAAAATGGGAGAGGACGATCCCCAGCGCAAGCTCTTCAAGGAACTGTTCTCACTGAGCTATCACGGCCAAGCCTACGGCAAACCGGTCATCGGCTTCACCAATACCGTTGAGAAGATCTCAAGACAGGACATCGTCGAATACTTTCGGTCTCACTATGTTCCTTCCAATCACACTGTCGTCATAACAGGGGACTTTGACAAGACCATGGCGCATAAGCTGATGGCCGAATACCTGTCCCGGGATCCGGCAGTCGCGCCGCCGCCCGAACGGCATATCGTGAAGGGCGCCTCGAACGGAGAGAAGCAGAAGGTCCTCGAGAGGGAGTTGCGCGAAAAGTATATTGCCCTTGCCTATACCATCCCGAGGAGGACAAGTCCTGATGTCCCGGCCCTCGATGTGCTGGGGGTTATCCTGGGGGACGGCGAGAGTTCCAGGCTCCAGGAGGTCCTTAAGAACAGGAAGGGTGTTGTGAACGGGATTGCCACATATGTGTTCACTCCTAAAGAAGAGGGGCTCTTCGTCGTTTATGCCAACTATTCGGGTGACGACAGGGACAGGGTGCTGCGGGAGATAGACGGGGAGATAAAAAGATTACAAAAGGAACGGATAGAAGACTGGGAGCTCACCAAGGCAAAGAACATGCTCAAGGCGTACTATGTGTACGATGCGGAAACTGCCCAGGGAAGGGCCCGCGAAATAGGGGATTCGAAGACGATGACAGGTGATCCCCATTTTATAGAGAAGTACCTCAAGGATGTCGACGGCGTCACGGCGGATGACGTTCGGGAGATGGCGGGCAAATACCTGCAATCGAAGGATAGACGCACTGTAGTCATGGGACCGAAGAGCATGGTTAAAAACCCCTACCGAAAGACCCTGGAAAATGGTGTGACATGCCTCGTGAACAAGAACGTGTCATCTCCGACGTTCTCATTCAGGATAGGTTTCATAGGAGGCGTCAAGGCCGAAGAACCGGGAAAGAACGGTGAGTTCAACGTTCTTGCGCGGATGCTCCTGAAAGGGACGAAGAAGAAGAGTGCTTCAGAGATAGCCAGAGAGATCGATCTGCTTGCCGGTGTGCTGGCACCCTACAATGGACGAAATCTTTTCGGCCTTTCCGGCAGGTTCCTGAGCAAGGATGTAAAACAGGTCCTCAGACTCCTCAAAGAGCTCCTCATGGAAACCTCCATGCCGGACGGGGAACTCGTGCGGGTAAAAAGAGAGGTGTTGTCAGAGATACGCCAGAGGGATGACGATCCGGTGACCTTCACTTTCTTACGGTTCAACGAGACCCTGTTTGCGGACCATCCTTACAGCCGCGACCCCATGGGCAGCGAGAAGGATGTCGAAGCCCTGTCGCTTCAGGACATCGACGGCGCATACCGGCAGTTCGTCACACCGCGGGGTGCTGTTTTTGCCTTCTCAGGCGATATCGACGAAAAGGAGTTCTTCCCGTTCTTTGAGGAACTCTTCCGCGGCTGGAAGGGCAAGAAGAACGAACTTCGCAAAGCATACGTCAGACGTTTCAGCAAAGAGCTGACTGTTGAAAAGGGTATTCAGCAGACACACATGGTATTCGGTTTTACCGGTCCGGGGCTGACGGACAAGGATCGCTATGCAGCCGAGGTCCTCGATGCAGTCCTCAGCGGCATGGGTGGCAGGATACACAGGGTGCTCAGGGAGGAGAACCCCTATGCATATGCGGTCACCTTCTTCAACCAGATGGCCTATGAGACGGGCGCGATGGGCATCTATATAGGAACGAGCGAGGCCTTTGTGGAGGATGTCATTCGCATAACGCGCGAAGAGATAGAGAGGATCCGTGAGAAGGGCTTCTCAGAGAAAGAGGTGCAGGACGGAAAGAACTACCTGATCGGTAACCATTACATCAGGACACAGTCGAACAGCGCCATCACGTCTTCAATGTGCTTCGATACCCTCTACGGCCTCGATCCGGGTATGTTCAAGACCTGGCCTTCATTGATCGAGAAGGTGACTAGGGAGGATGTGGACCGGGTAGCTCGGAAATACCTTAACCTGGATTCCATGGTCAGGCTGGTGGTAGGAAACGCAAAAGATAATGACCAATAG
- a CDS encoding indolepyruvate oxidoreductase subunit beta has protein sequence MKKDEKTTNIFLSGVGGQGAILASNILGEVFIRAGYDVKKAEVHGMAQRGGDVTTHFRFGKKVHSPIIKYGDVDYLLSFELLEALRYINWVKPDGKIIINTQEILPPSVSLGQMAYPTGVEATFKKYFKENVHVIDGLGIAKELGNLQAQNVVLVGAFSNFFPKIKEVYFIDAIKKLLAPKLHDLNVKAFQTGRKAL, from the coding sequence ATGAAAAAAGATGAGAAGACTACAAACATATTTCTTTCCGGTGTAGGCGGGCAGGGTGCCATTCTTGCGAGCAACATTCTCGGCGAGGTTTTTATCAGGGCCGGATATGATGTCAAGAAAGCGGAAGTTCACGGTATGGCCCAGAGGGGCGGTGACGTCACGACCCATTTCCGTTTTGGTAAGAAGGTCCATTCGCCGATCATCAAATACGGCGATGTGGACTATCTCCTTTCCTTCGAGCTGCTCGAGGCCCTTCGCTACATCAACTGGGTAAAACCGGACGGCAAGATCATCATCAACACCCAGGAGATCCTTCCCCCGTCGGTAAGCCTGGGCCAGATGGCATACCCGACGGGTGTTGAGGCAACATTCAAGAAATATTTCAAGGAAAACGTGCATGTAATAGATGGCCTCGGGATTGCGAAGGAACTCGGCAATCTTCAGGCACAGAATGTTGTTCTCGTCGGGGCGTTCTCCAATTTCTTTCCGAAGATCAAGGAAGTCTACTTCATCGATGCGATCAAGAAGCTCCTCGCACCGAAGCTCCACGATCTCAACGTCAAGGCATTCCAGACAGGAAGAAAGGCCCTGTAA
- the iorA gene encoding indolepyruvate ferredoxin oxidoreductase subunit alpha, producing MQGNAAIARGAWEAGVKVAAAYPGTPSSEILKDVADNYPEIYAEWSPNEMVAVQVASGAAIAGTRAMASMKHVGMNVASDSLMTLAYTGIKGGLMIVVADDPNVHSSQNEQDSRNWARFGKVPMIEPGDAQECYDFTKAAFDISEKFDTPVLLRTVTRIAHADSLVQTGKRVESKMPLGLDPKEATKYVMVPANVRPRRKIIEERMRKLEAFADKTKLNKMEINSKSVGIIASGAAYMYAKEVFPEYSFLKLGMVWPLPKKMIADFFKQVKKVMVIEELDPFFETEIRAMGYKLFHGKDIIPNMYELSPEIVEQAIKGKAYKAPKVRVKPEDLPRRPPNLCAGCSHRPLFYALKKLGAFVFGDIGCYTLAVAPPISALHTTICMGSGGGMVHGAMKAMGKEALGKMCAVLGDSTFLHSGIAPLMNAGYNKGSSTTIVLDNRITGMTGHQEHAGTGFTVRGELANQVDYAEIGKAVGIKNIRYVDPYNIKETMEIVKEELNRDEASLILCKDSPCMLLRRAKPLSKFKNPLYVINMDKCRGCKMCLEINCPAISWREGAGQTKDGQKRKGTVYINPDQCVGCEVCVQVCKFDAIEPAKK from the coding sequence ATGCAAGGAAACGCAGCAATTGCAAGAGGTGCCTGGGAAGCTGGTGTGAAAGTCGCTGCCGCATATCCCGGAACACCGAGCAGTGAGATCCTCAAAGACGTTGCCGACAATTACCCGGAGATCTATGCTGAATGGTCACCCAATGAAATGGTGGCGGTTCAGGTAGCCAGCGGTGCAGCGATTGCCGGCACAAGAGCTATGGCATCCATGAAACACGTCGGCATGAACGTGGCGTCCGACTCCTTGATGACCCTTGCCTATACAGGCATCAAGGGCGGCCTCATGATCGTCGTTGCCGATGACCCCAACGTCCACAGCTCTCAGAACGAGCAGGACAGCAGGAACTGGGCCCGTTTTGGAAAAGTGCCCATGATCGAACCAGGCGATGCGCAGGAATGTTATGATTTTACGAAGGCGGCCTTCGACATCAGTGAAAAGTTTGACACCCCGGTGCTCCTGAGAACGGTGACCAGGATTGCTCACGCTGATTCACTGGTCCAGACGGGCAAAAGGGTAGAATCGAAGATGCCCCTTGGCCTCGACCCGAAAGAAGCCACAAAGTACGTTATGGTCCCCGCCAACGTTCGCCCGAGAAGGAAGATCATCGAAGAACGTATGAGAAAACTGGAAGCCTTCGCGGACAAGACCAAGCTGAACAAGATGGAGATCAACAGCAAGAGCGTCGGTATCATCGCAAGCGGCGCCGCCTACATGTACGCAAAGGAAGTTTTTCCCGAATATTCTTTTCTGAAGCTCGGCATGGTTTGGCCGCTTCCGAAAAAGATGATTGCCGACTTCTTCAAGCAGGTGAAGAAGGTCATGGTCATCGAAGAACTCGACCCCTTCTTTGAAACAGAGATCAGGGCGATGGGCTATAAACTCTTCCACGGCAAGGACATCATCCCCAACATGTACGAACTTTCACCCGAGATCGTCGAGCAGGCGATAAAGGGCAAGGCCTACAAGGCCCCCAAGGTCAGGGTAAAACCGGAGGATCTTCCGAGAAGACCGCCCAACCTTTGTGCCGGCTGCTCCCACAGGCCGTTGTTCTATGCACTGAAGAAACTCGGCGCCTTCGTATTCGGCGATATCGGCTGCTATACACTGGCAGTCGCCCCGCCGATCTCCGCCCTCCATACGACGATCTGTATGGGTTCCGGCGGCGGCATGGTGCATGGCGCCATGAAGGCAATGGGCAAGGAAGCTCTCGGAAAGATGTGCGCCGTCCTCGGCGACTCCACATTCCTCCATTCCGGGATCGCACCGCTCATGAACGCCGGCTACAATAAGGGGAGTTCGACCACGATCGTTCTTGACAACAGGATCACCGGTATGACCGGTCACCAGGAACACGCAGGGACGGGTTTTACGGTCCGCGGCGAACTGGCGAACCAGGTCGACTATGCGGAAATAGGCAAGGCCGTGGGCATCAAGAACATCCGCTACGTCGATCCTTACAATATCAAAGAGACAATGGAAATAGTCAAGGAAGAGCTGAACAGGGATGAAGCATCTCTCATCCTCTGCAAGGACAGCCCCTGTATGCTTCTTCGCAGGGCGAAACCTCTGAGCAAGTTCAAGAATCCTCTTTACGTCATCAACATGGACAAGTGCCGCGGCTGCAAGATGTGTCTCGAGATCAACTGCCCCGCCATAAGCTGGAGAGAAGGCGCGGGCCAGACGAAAGACGGGCAGAAGAGGAAAGGCACGGTCTATATCAACCCCGATCAGTGTGTTGGATGCGAGGTATGTGTACAGGTATGTAAATTCGACGCCATAGAACCGGCTAAGAAGTGA
- a CDS encoding M20/M25/M40 family metallo-hydrolase — protein MNTLDNAVSLIRDFLRIDTTNPPGNEESAALFLEDILKREGLGAEIYAGAPKRANIISRIRGAKRGKPVILLGHIDVVPAREEEWTAHPFGGEVRDGYVYGRGAIDMKAQVICQLLAFIDLAHRGVVPKRDVIFLATCDEEVGGANGMEFMLNRMPELKDASFVLSEGGCLIEEDGLVHAQVSVTEKKLSQFIVKAQGRGGHGSMPHGDNANEKVVEAAHRILSHKWPLKMTPVTSAYLDGVLGGRRIGGAKFPPLKEALRIPKWKRFLEGNEIYNAILRNTVTVTILKGGEKVNVIPAQSSVYFDSRLLPTETHERFFRKVRQLAGKDVEIERIGEKISEPGPSRYNTVYFQGIENCVVSLKGSIPVLPFVTTGATDLRYFRDLGVPSYGFFPITLTKEEHMRMHGKDERISLKNIEEGLEGCRRIVDFLASERIP, from the coding sequence ATGAACACCCTTGACAATGCTGTTTCACTCATAAGAGATTTTCTGCGAATAGACACGACGAACCCCCCGGGAAATGAGGAGTCTGCGGCCCTCTTCCTCGAGGACATCCTTAAACGCGAAGGATTGGGTGCCGAGATATATGCGGGTGCGCCGAAACGGGCGAACATCATCTCCCGGATAAGGGGAGCGAAAAGGGGCAAACCCGTCATTCTCCTCGGCCACATCGATGTGGTTCCTGCCAGGGAGGAAGAATGGACGGCCCATCCCTTCGGCGGCGAGGTAAGGGACGGGTACGTTTACGGCAGGGGAGCGATCGACATGAAGGCCCAGGTGATATGCCAGCTCCTTGCCTTCATAGATCTCGCGCACAGGGGCGTCGTCCCCAAAAGAGACGTTATCTTTCTCGCCACCTGTGACGAAGAGGTCGGGGGTGCCAATGGGATGGAATTCATGCTCAACAGGATGCCGGAGCTTAAGGACGCGTCGTTCGTACTCAGTGAGGGGGGGTGCCTCATCGAGGAGGATGGGCTCGTGCATGCCCAGGTGTCGGTGACGGAAAAGAAGCTGAGCCAGTTCATCGTGAAGGCACAGGGCAGGGGCGGACATGGATCGATGCCCCACGGGGACAATGCCAACGAGAAGGTCGTTGAGGCCGCGCACAGGATACTCTCCCACAAGTGGCCTCTCAAGATGACGCCGGTGACATCTGCATATCTTGACGGCGTGCTGGGAGGCAGGAGGATCGGCGGCGCAAAATTCCCTCCCTTGAAGGAGGCCCTGAGGATACCGAAATGGAAAAGGTTCCTCGAAGGTAATGAGATCTATAACGCGATATTGAGGAACACTGTGACGGTGACGATACTCAAGGGTGGCGAAAAGGTCAACGTCATACCGGCCCAGTCCTCGGTATACTTCGACTCCAGGCTTCTCCCCACGGAGACCCATGAGAGGTTCTTCAGGAAGGTGCGGCAGCTTGCCGGGAAAGATGTCGAAATAGAGCGCATAGGGGAAAAGATAAGCGAGCCCGGGCCTTCTCGGTACAACACGGTCTATTTTCAGGGCATTGAGAACTGCGTCGTCTCCTTGAAGGGGAGTATCCCGGTACTTCCGTTCGTGACAACGGGGGCGACGGATCTCAGGTACTTCAGGGACCTCGGCGTCCCCTCCTATGGTTTCTTCCCGATCACGCTTACAAAAGAAGAACATATGAGAATGCACGGAAAGGATGAGAGGATATCCCTTAAGAATATAGAGGAAGGGCTGGAGGGTTGCCGCCGTATCGTGGATTTCCTGGCATCCGAGCGTATTCCATAA
- a CDS encoding diguanylate cyclase, which yields MSPEKRLFIIDDEVTLLAVLREFLQQFGLTVFAYETMPDLPKELRDKKPHAVLCDIVLPGISGIEILKEIKKIDRRIPVIMMTGYADEGERLESLSNGAYALLTKPFKSFEELFHIVNNSMDHYREVLRTEELTAQVEERFRREKVNILELEFLKSLHHMIGETEDPAFLLRNAYKLLKGFLDFEFFGTMLMGGQEADIHILPESERAPELQRFMVSVLAGWGNNESRTDSGGTASVLSELKTTNRLYGYAALYRPEPFNEEERSIFTRFCSHIALTLEKISLFAEIRTLSRHDGLTGVFNHGCIVGELATEIERSRRYEYPFSVLLLDVDDFKLVNDRYGHLAGDQVLKNISRIVKENLRSIDKVGRYGGEEFLVILPETSSEKAMVVAERLRRAIGDSFVEAENHQVYATVSGGLASYTPGRQYKELIKEADDNLYRAKEEGKNRIHYEHP from the coding sequence ATGTCTCCTGAAAAGCGTTTATTCATCATCGATGACGAAGTTACTCTGCTGGCTGTCCTGCGAGAGTTCCTGCAGCAGTTCGGTCTTACGGTCTTTGCATACGAGACGATGCCCGACCTTCCAAAAGAGTTGAGGGACAAGAAGCCTCACGCTGTTCTTTGCGACATTGTCCTGCCCGGCATCTCGGGAATAGAGATCCTTAAGGAGATCAAGAAGATCGACCGCCGTATACCGGTCATAATGATGACCGGTTATGCCGACGAAGGGGAGAGGCTGGAATCATTGAGCAACGGGGCCTATGCCCTGCTGACCAAGCCCTTCAAGAGCTTCGAGGAACTTTTTCACATTGTCAACAACAGTATGGACCACTACAGAGAGGTGCTCAGGACCGAGGAGCTGACAGCCCAGGTCGAGGAGCGCTTTCGGCGGGAAAAGGTTAACATCCTCGAACTCGAATTCCTCAAGAGCCTTCACCACATGATCGGTGAGACCGAGGATCCCGCCTTTCTTTTGAGGAATGCCTATAAGCTGCTTAAAGGCTTTCTCGACTTTGAGTTCTTCGGGACAATGCTGATGGGCGGGCAGGAGGCGGACATCCATATCCTGCCCGAGTCCGAGCGTGCCCCGGAGCTTCAGCGCTTCATGGTTTCCGTGCTTGCCGGATGGGGTAATAATGAATCCCGGACTGACTCAGGCGGCACAGCGTCGGTGCTTTCGGAGCTCAAGACCACCAATCGTCTATACGGATACGCCGCACTATACAGACCGGAGCCGTTCAATGAAGAGGAAAGGTCGATATTCACCCGTTTTTGTTCACATATTGCCCTTACCCTTGAGAAGATCAGCCTCTTTGCAGAGATCAGGACCCTCTCGCGGCATGACGGCTTGACCGGCGTTTTCAACCATGGGTGCATAGTGGGTGAGCTTGCGACGGAGATCGAGCGCTCAAGGCGGTATGAGTACCCTTTTTCTGTCCTTCTCCTCGATGTGGACGATTTCAAACTTGTAAACGACAGGTACGGGCATCTCGCCGGTGACCAGGTTTTGAAGAACATATCGCGGATCGTGAAGGAGAACCTGAGAAGCATAGACAAGGTCGGAAGGTATGGCGGAGAGGAATTTCTTGTCATACTTCCCGAAACGAGCTCCGAAAAGGCCATGGTAGTTGCGGAGCGCCTCAGGCGCGCCATCGGCGACAGCTTCGTGGAGGCCGAGAACCATCAGGTCTATGCCACGGTCAGCGGGGGATTGGCGTCCTATACCCCCGGCAGGCAGTATAAGGAACTCATCAAGGAGGCCGACGACAACCTCTATCGCGCAAAAGAGGAGGGAAAGAACAGGATACATTATGAACACCCTTGA
- a CDS encoding NifU family protein translates to MKDKVQQVLEKIRPLLQRDGGDIQLIDVVDGVVKVKLQGACGSCPMSMMTLKMGVEKQLKQEIPEVKEVVSV, encoded by the coding sequence ATGAAGGATAAAGTCCAGCAGGTGCTCGAGAAGATCAGGCCTCTCCTGCAAAGGGATGGGGGAGACATTCAGCTTATCGATGTCGTCGACGGTGTTGTTAAGGTCAAGCTGCAGGGCGCGTGCGGGAGCTGCCCCATGAGCATGATGACCCTGAAGATGGGCGTGGAGAAACAGCTCAAACAGGAGATTCCCGAGGTCAAAGAGGTCGTCTCCGTTTGA
- a CDS encoding Hsp20/alpha crystallin family protein gives MPLTPWKSMWETKFPSLREEMDRVFEEFFGEAGFPTLREADWLPAVDVVEREGDIVVAMDIPAIDPKEVKITILEDKLTVEGERKRDEEFREENCCRSERVHGSFLRCIQLPAGVVGEKASATYREGVLKIAVPKSQKPVSWEIKVSVQEPRRAEVPARPVKQRRKKNEG, from the coding sequence ATGCCTTTGACGCCGTGGAAATCTATGTGGGAAACCAAGTTTCCCTCTTTACGCGAAGAGATGGACCGGGTCTTCGAGGAATTCTTTGGCGAGGCCGGGTTCCCGACCCTGCGCGAGGCGGACTGGCTTCCCGCGGTTGACGTAGTCGAGAGAGAGGGGGACATCGTCGTGGCTATGGACATACCGGCGATCGACCCGAAAGAAGTGAAGATAACCATCCTCGAGGACAAGCTGACCGTAGAGGGTGAGCGCAAACGGGATGAAGAGTTCAGGGAAGAAAACTGTTGCCGTTCCGAGAGGGTGCATGGATCCTTTCTGAGGTGCATTCAGCTTCCAGCCGGTGTCGTGGGAGAAAAGGCCTCAGCCACATACAGAGAAGGGGTGCTGAAGATCGCGGTCCCCAAATCGCAAAAGCCGGTGTCGTGGGAGATCAAGGTCAGCGTACAGGAGCCGCGCCGCGCCGAAGTCCCGGCACGGCCCGTAAAACAACGGAGGAAAAAAAATGAAGGATAA
- a CDS encoding peptide chain release factor-like protein — translation MTVPFKFSVSPEKDRSLRERMERLGIDEKDITERFVRSRGHGGQNVNKTSTCVYLKHIPTGVEVKCQRERSQALNRFLARRILVDKIEGIALGKESSRQQAREKIKRQKRRRSRRAKEKVLHFKHLTGEKKKDRSFRPGNSDYPDDS, via the coding sequence ATGACCGTGCCTTTCAAATTCTCCGTCAGTCCCGAAAAGGATAGGTCCCTTCGGGAGAGGATGGAGAGACTGGGGATCGATGAGAAGGACATCACGGAACGATTCGTTCGCTCCCGGGGCCATGGGGGTCAAAATGTCAACAAGACCTCCACCTGCGTCTATCTGAAGCACATTCCCACCGGGGTTGAGGTGAAGTGCCAGAGGGAGCGCTCGCAGGCCCTGAACAGGTTCCTCGCAAGGCGGATCCTGGTTGACAAGATCGAGGGGATCGCGCTGGGAAAGGAAAGCAGCCGGCAGCAGGCACGGGAGAAGATAAAACGGCAGAAAAGAAGGCGCTCGAGGAGGGCAAAGGAAAAGGTCCTCCATTTCAAGCATCTCACGGGAGAGAAGAAAAAGGACCGTTCCTTCCGGCCCGGGAACTCGGATTATCCAGACGACAGCTGA